One Rhodoferax sp. GW822-FHT02A01 genomic window, GAGACCACCGAACTGAAAGTCTGGAGCTTGCACCTGCCGCTGGTGGCGCTGCTGCTGTGGCTGTTGGACCAGTACACCCGCATCCCGGTGTGGCACTACTGCTTTGGCATTGCCTACCCGGCACTGGGCCTGGCCATGCTGCGTTCGTTGTACGAGCACCGCCCCGGCGTCTTGCCCGCACACCGCACCGTGATCAACGAGGCCGCGCTGCCCTGGCGGCTGCTCTACCTCAACAACAACTTCCACGTGGTGCACCACGCCTACCCTGGCGTGCAGTGGTACAAGATTCCCGCGCTGTACCGGGCGGACCGCGCCGCCTACCAGGAGCGCAACGGCGGCTTTGTGCTGCCGGGCTACCTCTACCTGATTCGCAACTTCGCCTTCAAGCCGGTTGACAATCCGGTGCTGGCCGCTCCCGCCACGGCACCCAAGCGCACCGCCCCCAAACGCGTGCCAGCCAAGCCCTGAGCATGCAGGCAGCATTGCCCATGTACTTCCCGCCGCGCGAGGCGGTAGAGGCCTTCTGGGCGGCGCTGGCCGGACTGTTGCGTACGGATGCTGCATGCGCCGGATATGACATCCCTGCCGCATTGCGCTGGCCCGAAGACGTTCATGCCCAATGGCTGGAGAGTGACCTGTTGCTCAGCCAGGCCTGTGGCTACCCCTTCGTCACCATGCTCAAGGGGCGGGTGCAACTGGTGGGCACGTTTGCCTATGAGGCGGTGGGCGCGCAGGGCATTTATTGCCGCAGCCAGCTCATTTGCCGCGCAGACGATGTGCGCCAGACGCTGGCGGAATTTGCCGGCAGCACCGTGGCCTTCAACGACACCATCTCACAATCCGGCTACAACGCCTTGCGCGCACTGGTGGCTACCACCACCACGCAGAGGCCGTTCTTTGACAAGGCGCTCCATACCGGCTCGCATTACCGCTCCATAGAAGCGGTGCGTACGGGACAGGCGGATATGGCCTCCATAGACCCGGTCAGCTGGGCGCACTGGCAGCGCAGCAACCCATCACTTGGCACGCAGCTGCGCGTGTTTGAGCAAACCCAACCCTACCCCGGCCTGCCCTTGATCACTGCGCTGGAAACTCCGCCGGCAGTGCTGCAAGCCTTGCGCAAAGGCCTGCACACCCTGGCGCACGATGCGGCCTATGCCGCGCTGCGCAAGCCGCTACTGATCAGCGGCTTTGAAGTGACCGACAGATCGCACTACCAGATGTGTGTGACGATGCAGGAGCAAGCTTTACTCCACGGCGTGCGAGACCTTTGACGAATGGCATACGATAGCGCCTGAGCAAAGAACAAGTTCTGGGAGGAACGATGGCTGCAGTCGCGACAGTGTTTGGCGCAGAAGAACAAATGAACTCCGCCGCCCATGCAGGTGGCATCAAGGGAATTCCCATTCCACCGCGCCCGCTGGTGGTTCAGCAGATGCAGGAAGAGATGGCGTGGCCTGAACCGGACATGCGTCGCATTGCCCAGATCGTGGGCCAGGACGTTGGCCTGACGGTCGCCGTTCTGAAGACCGTGAATTCCCCCATGTATGGCTTGAGTCGCAAGGCCGAATCAGTGGAACAGGCCGTCAACCTGATCGGGCTCAAGCAACTGGAAAACCTGGTGACAGCCCTGGCCATGCGCAACCTGCTCAAGGGTGACAGCAATTTCCTGGGCCGTTTCTACGACACGTCGGCCCGACGCGCCCAGGCCATGGCCCATATGGCCAAGGCCACCGGTGTGGTGGATGTGGGATTGGCCCAGACCTTCGGCCTGTTCTGCGACGTCGGCATTCCACTGCTGATGCAGCGCTTCCCAAGCTATACCCAGACTCTGCGCATTGCGAACGAGGACAGCGAGCGCTCCTTTACCGCCGTGGAACATGAAGCCCATAACACCGACCACGCCCTTATTGGCGCGCTGATGGTGAGGACCTGGGGACTATCCAAGCACGTCGCACTGGCCATCCGCATGCACCACGACTACCACGTGTTTCTGGACCCGCAGGCACCGCTGGAAGTGGTGCGATTAATCTCGCTGAACATCGTGGCCGAGGAGGCCATCCAGCGCTATGCCCAGATGCATTCCAACGTGGAGTGGCTCAAGGGTGGTGACTACGTCCCCAGCACGCTGTCCATGGAACCGGCCGAAGTCGAGGAGTGGATTGAACAATTGACCGATACGTTTGCCCTCGGCATGGAGTAACCCTACTCGGTATTTGTGCTCTGTCGGAAACCGGTGCGATTGCTTTAGAGTCGCACCATGGGAGTGCCTACAACCTCTGAAAAACCCTCCGGCCAGGAGCAGGAGTCCGCTTGGCGAATCGTAGCTGTCTACACAATCTTCGCAGCGTTGTGGATTCTGCTGTCCGACACGCTGGTCGGCTCGATGTTCTCCGACGCCAAAGTGGTCGCCATGATCGGCTTGTTCAAAGGCTGGCTGTTTGTGGGCGTCACTGCGCTCTTGCTTTTCACACTGATTTCCCGCCTGATCGGCAACTACGAAAAGTCCCTGGAGCAACTGAAGCTGCGCGAAGACGAGCTCAACCGCAGCCAGCACCTGCTGCTGGAGGCGCAACACATCGCCGGACTGGGAAGCTATGAGCTGGACATTGCATCGGGGCGCTGGACTTCCTCCGA contains:
- a CDS encoding PhnD/SsuA/transferrin family substrate-binding protein — protein: MQAALPMYFPPREAVEAFWAALAGLLRTDAACAGYDIPAALRWPEDVHAQWLESDLLLSQACGYPFVTMLKGRVQLVGTFAYEAVGAQGIYCRSQLICRADDVRQTLAEFAGSTVAFNDTISQSGYNALRALVATTTTQRPFFDKALHTGSHYRSIEAVRTGQADMASIDPVSWAHWQRSNPSLGTQLRVFEQTQPYPGLPLITALETPPAVLQALRKGLHTLAHDAAYAALRKPLLISGFEVTDRSHYQMCVTMQEQALLHGVRDL
- a CDS encoding HDOD domain-containing protein, giving the protein MAAVATVFGAEEQMNSAAHAGGIKGIPIPPRPLVVQQMQEEMAWPEPDMRRIAQIVGQDVGLTVAVLKTVNSPMYGLSRKAESVEQAVNLIGLKQLENLVTALAMRNLLKGDSNFLGRFYDTSARRAQAMAHMAKATGVVDVGLAQTFGLFCDVGIPLLMQRFPSYTQTLRIANEDSERSFTAVEHEAHNTDHALIGALMVRTWGLSKHVALAIRMHHDYHVFLDPQAPLEVVRLISLNIVAEEAIQRYAQMHSNVEWLKGGDYVPSTLSMEPAEVEEWIEQLTDTFALGME